Within Eggerthella sp. YY7918, the genomic segment CCCCTGCATCGGCGCGCCCGCGATTCATCATGAAGAAGCATTGTAGCGCTTCTTCAAACCTCGGAAGCGCTTGCCCATCGAAATTGCGAATCGGATTTGCGGAGCCGGGCAGCACCGGGTTGTCAACCGCTATCGCCCAAACGCTTACGCAGGTACGGCCGCGAGATCCCCTTTCCCTGCGCCACCGCCCGCATTTGAGCCGGTGCTCGCATCGGGAGCATCATGCCACGGCGTCACCTCGGCACCCTGCTCTGCAAGGTTAGAACATTCGTTGCCCGCACGTTCGAGCGCCAGCAGCAACTGATTGTAGACAGCCTTGTTTTCCGGCGCGCATTGCTTCTCGCTTATGCGACGGAAGTGATCTTTGCGTGCCTTGTTCTGCCGCTTTACGATGCGTCGTCGGCGATCATCAAGTTCGGCCTCCGACACGCCGTCGCGGTTATTCAGGAATGCGAGTACCGCGCTGTACATTTCCGACACCATGAGTGCGCTCTCCGCCAGCTGTTCACGCGCCTCATCCGAAAATGGCTTTTTCTTCGACATCTTCTCTGCGTAGATCGATGCCGCCTCGCCGCATCGAGCGCCGATGCGAGCTGAAGAGTCCGCTACCGACATGAGATCAGACACCTCAGCCGCCTGCCGCTCGGTGAGCGCACCCACAGAGAACAGTTCTACCGCGTAGCCCGAAAGCTCGGCTTCCGCCAGCTCGACACTGTGACAACGCTCTTCGATGGAGCGAAGCGCAGCCGTATCCGAAGCGGCGATAGCCTGCGGCAGCTCTCCAAGCATGGAGCGAACCGCAGCGCAGAACTTCTGCAACTCCTCGGCGTAAAGTTTGATGGCGAACACGGACTGGCCGACAATGTTTTGATCGAGATGCACAAGCAGGCCGTCGTCGGGCGCGGCGCCCTTCCCCGGCACGAGCAGCGTAACAATACGCACCATCACGCCGAGGAGCGGAAGCCACAAGAGCGTACACGTGATATTGAAAGCCGTGTGAGCATTGGCGATCTGGCGCGCGATGACATCAAGTTCCGGACCGGGCGTAAAAAATTGAACAAACGACGCCAAAAACGGCACGAACCAGATAAAGATAAGCGCGCCGGAAATGTTGAATACGCTGTGCGCGACAGCCGCCCGCTTCGCGTCGCGCGATTGACCGATACAGGCCAGAAGTGCCGTGATAGTGGTACCGATGTTGTCGCCAAACAGGATGGGAATGGCCCCTTCGAGGCCAATGATGCTTGCACCGTCGGGGCCAGGCTGCGCGGCGAAATTCTGAAGCACCGCAATGGTCGCGCTCGAACTTTGCACGACAAGCGTCATCACGGTGCCCACCAGCACCCCGAGCGCAGGAATGTCTTTCACCTGCTCGATCATGGCCAGAAACACGTCGCTTTGCGCAAGCGGCTTCATGACCGCACCCATGGTTTCGATGCCCACAAACAGCAGACCAAATGCAAATATGGTAAGGCCGACATTTTTTGCCTTCTGGTTTTTGGCGATAAACCACACAATGAAACCGACAAACACGATAATCCAGATATAATCGCTCAGCTTGAATGCCATGAGCTGAGCAGTCATGGTGGTGCCAATATTTGCGCCGAAGATGACGGCGATGGCCTGACGCAGCCCGATGAGGCGCGCGCTCACAAAGCCAATGGCCATGACCGTGGTGGCGCTTGAACTTTGCAGCACGGCAGTAGCCAATGCGCCAGCCAACACGCCAAACAAGGCGTTGGACGTGAGCATGCCGAGGATGGATTTCATCTTCGCGCCGGCTACCTTTTGCAGGCTTTCCGACATCATGTTCATGCCAAATAAAAATACGGCCAATCCGCCCAGCAGGCCAAAAACGGTCTCCATAGAGGCACTCACGAGAGAATCTCCTTCGATTCGCACGGTTTTCTTACCCTCCATGCGCTTATGCGCACGCGAGACAAAAGAATACCGGCAGCCTCGTAAAGCCTCTGTCAACGCAAGGTAAAGTTCTGGTAAAAATTTTTACCAGAACTTTAAGAAGCGATAGCTACACTATTTTTTTGCCGAAAACGGCGGCGATTTCGCGCAGTTCAGCG encodes:
- a CDS encoding Na/Pi cotransporter family protein, yielding MRIEGDSLVSASMETVFGLLGGLAVFLFGMNMMSESLQKVAGAKMKSILGMLTSNALFGVLAGALATAVLQSSSATTVMAIGFVSARLIGLRQAIAVIFGANIGTTMTAQLMAFKLSDYIWIIVFVGFIVWFIAKNQKAKNVGLTIFAFGLLFVGIETMGAVMKPLAQSDVFLAMIEQVKDIPALGVLVGTVMTLVVQSSSATIAVLQNFAAQPGPDGASIIGLEGAIPILFGDNIGTTITALLACIGQSRDAKRAAVAHSVFNISGALIFIWFVPFLASFVQFFTPGPELDVIARQIANAHTAFNITCTLLWLPLLGVMVRIVTLLVPGKGAAPDDGLLVHLDQNIVGQSVFAIKLYAEELQKFCAAVRSMLGELPQAIAASDTAALRSIEERCHSVELAEAELSGYAVELFSVGALTERQAAEVSDLMSVADSSARIGARCGEAASIYAEKMSKKKPFSDEAREQLAESALMVSEMYSAVLAFLNNRDGVSEAELDDRRRRIVKRQNKARKDHFRRISEKQCAPENKAVYNQLLLALERAGNECSNLAEQGAEVTPWHDAPDASTGSNAGGGAGKGDLAAVPA